One Bos indicus isolate NIAB-ARS_2022 breed Sahiwal x Tharparkar chromosome 10, NIAB-ARS_B.indTharparkar_mat_pri_1.0, whole genome shotgun sequence DNA window includes the following coding sequences:
- the OR4E1 gene encoding olfactory receptor 4E1, translating to MEEAVLLNQTTVVTCFRLRGLSINQNVQMAAFAMFLVFYVLTLIGNILIVITIIDDHHLHTPMYFFLSNLSFIDVCHSTVTVPKMLIDTWSEEKLISFDACVTQMFFLHLFACTEIFLLTVMAYDRYVAICKPLQYMTVMSWKVCVLLAVALWTGGTIHSIALTSLTIKLPYCDPDEIDNFFCDVPQVIKLACTDTHIIEILIVSNSGLISVVCFVVLVVSYAVILVSLRQQISEGRRKALSTCAAHLTVVTLFLGHCIFIYSRPSTSLPEDKVMSVFFTAVTPLLNPIIYTLQNEDMKNALNKLMGRVKGREKK from the coding sequence ATGGAAGAGGCTGTTCTACTCAATCAAACAACTGTAGTGACATGTTTTCGGCTCAGAGGTTTATCTATCAATCAGAATGTGCAGATGGCTGCATTTGCCATGTTCCTTGTTTTCTATGTCCTGACACTGATTGGAAACATCCTCATCGTCATAACTATTATCGATGACCATCATCTCCATACCcccatgtatttctttctcagCAACCTATCCTTTATCGATGTGTGCCACTCCACCGTCACTGTCCCCAAGATGCTGATAGACACCTGGTCAGAGGAGAAGCTCATCTCCTTTGATGCCTGTGTAACTCAGATGTTCTTCCTGCACCTCTTCGCCTGCACAGAGATCTTTCTCCTCACTGTCATGGCTTATGATCGGTATGTGGCTATTTGCAAGCCCCTGCAGTACATGACAGTGATGAGCTGGAAAGTGTGTGTGCTGCTGGCTGTGGCCCTCTGGACAGGGGGTACTATCCACTCCATAGCGCTGACCTCGCTCACCATCAAGCTGCCCTACTGTGATCCTGATGAGATTGACAACTTCTTCTGTGATGTGCCTCAGGTGATCAAACTGGCCTGCACTGATACCCACATCATTGAGATTCTCATCGTCTCCAACAGTGGGCTGATCTCCGTGGTCTGTTTTGTGGTCCTTGTGGTGTCCTACGCAGTCATCCTGGTGAGTCTGAGGCAGCAGATCTCAGAAGGCCGGCGGAAGGCCCTGTCCACCTGTGCAGCCCACCTCACCGTGGTCACACTCTTTCTGGGACACTGCATCTTCATCTATTCCCGTCCATCCACCAGCCTCCCAGAGGACAAGGTGATGTCTGTGTTTTTCACCGCTGTCACACCCCTGCTGAACCCTATCATCTACACCCTTCAGAATGAAGACATGAAAAATGCCTTGAACAAGTTAATGGGGAGggtgaagggaagagaaaaaaaatga
- the OR4E2 gene encoding olfactory receptor 4E2 produces the protein MDALNQTRVTQFVFLGLTDNWVLEILFFMAFSVMYVLTLLGNILIMVTIVFTPRLHIPMYFFLSNLSFIDICHSSVTVPKMLEGLLLERKTISFDNCIAQLFFLHLFACAEIFLLTVMAYDRYVAICVPLHYPNVMDMRVCVQLVFALWLGGTIHSLVQTFLTFRLPYCGPNVIDSYFCDVPPVIKLACTDTYLTGMLIVSNSGTISLFCFLALVTSYMVILVSLRKQSAEGRRKALSTCSAHFMVVALFFGPCIFLYTHPDTNFSSDKVVSVFYTMVTPVLNPLIYTLRNEEVKNAMKRLRQRQVFSMKSCT, from the coding sequence ATGGATGCTCTAAACCAAACAAGAGTGACTCAATTTGTCTTCTTGGGACTCACTGATAACTGGGTACTGGAGATATTATTTTTCATGGCATTCTCAGTCATGTATGTGCTAACCCTTTTGGGGAACATTCTGATCATGGTTACCATAGTCTTTACTCCACGTCTTCATAtccccatgtatttcttcctgagcaatctgtcctttattgacatCTGCCACTCATCTGTCACAGTGCCCAAGATGCTGGAGGGTTTGCTTTTGGAGAGGAAGACCATTTCCTTTGACAATTGCATTGCACAGCTCTTCTTCCTACATCTGTTTGCCTGTGCTGAGATCTTTCTGCTGACCGTTATGGCCTATGATCGTTATGTAGCCATCTGTGTGCCATTACACTACcccaatgtgatggacatgagggTCTGCGTACAGCTTGTCTTTGCTCTCTGGTTGGGGGGTACCATTCACTCACTGGTGCAGACCTTCTTGACCTTTCGCCTACCTTACTGTGGCCCTAATGTAATTGATAGCTACTTCTGTGATGTTCCTCCTGTCATCAAGCTGGCCTGCACAGATACATATCTCACAGGAATGCTGATTGTGTCCAATAGTGGAACCAtctccctcttctgttttctggctTTGGTCACCTCCTACATGGTCATCTTGGTTTCTCTTAGAAAACAGTCAGCTGAAGGGCGCAGGAAAGCCCTGTCTACCTGCTCAGCCCACTTCATGGTGGTTGCCCTCTTCTTTGGGCCATGTATCTTCCTCTACACTCACCCAGACACCAACTTCTCCAGTGACAAGGTGGTATCTGTCTTCTACACGATGGTCACCCCTGTGCTGAATCCCCTCATTTACACCTTGAGGAATGAGGAAGTAAAAAATGCCATGAAGCGTCTCCGACAGAGGCAAGTTTTTTCCATGAAATCGTGTACATGA